The Pungitius pungitius chromosome 8, fPunPun2.1, whole genome shotgun sequence genome has a window encoding:
- the grip2b gene encoding glutamate receptor-interacting protein 2 isoform X3 — protein sequence MNMPGWRRNLTFCLQRMHEEDDGPYGKTKDISGPEQTMASRRHSIPEALRGVTMVELVKKEGSTLGLTISGGTDKDGKPRVSNLRPGGLAARSDQLNVGDYIKSVNGINLTKLRHEEIISLLKNVGERVLLEVEYELPPTAPDSTSGVISKTIDMCLHKEGSSFGFVMRGGTHEDWHKSRPLVVTYVRPGGPADREGTLRPGDRLLSVDGVPLHNANHSDALSVLAHCGQEALFQIEYDITIMDTLTNASGPLLVEIAKSPGATLGITLTSANHRNKQVIVIDRVKPGSVVDRCGALHAGDHLLSIDGTSTEHCTVLEATQLLASTTELVKLEMLPSHQTRLAGKQHDTVKVQKSDHPHSWDPCVNYCHPSNSTLCNTSATLNKSWTASNNNTITSLDYCKTLVSAGFSPSSTTTSGPSSQSSSTLPRAAPPMSPRNSLLKRRQRKKEHKSSLSLASSSVGPGGQVVHVETSEVFLSGDPLNGFGVQLQGGIFATETLSAPPLIRFIEPDSSAERCGLLQVGDRLLSINGIPTEDGTLEEANQLLRDAALTNKVSLDIEFDVAESVVPSSGTFHVKLPKKRGVELGLTISASKKQGEPLIISDIKKGSMAHRTGTLEPGDKLLAIDNVRLENCSREDAEQILQQCEELVKLKIRKDEDNSDEQETSGSIIYTVELKRYGGPLGITISGTEEPFDPITISGLTKRGLAERTGAIHVGDRILAINSVSLKGKPLSEAIHLLQMAGETVTLKIKKQLDGLSDDAEERKAAEAEDATENELSDAEEEDDDDDLTDSQQTNKLSELYSTTIPSVDSAMESWDGSGLDAGYGSQGTYNQQAAGIALHPHEWRSAKQQQQQQQRGTTPPPGRRKNYPFSDGGFSEDDWDKPPGFIGQQVDGVLLDPDDSFWCQALEDLETCGQSELLREIEASIMTGTAISLGVDGVNKPLAEPLLSHSRMSPLPRNSLLHQGNLLHQANHLHQGTHLHEEAHLHEEAQLHQDLHLLQEAHFNHEAHLLHEAHLHHAAHLHQDNQSPLLHHEPKPKASLRVSERTWESRRIKEEMQGILSPTPLELHKVTVVKDPEIDDFGFSVSDGFLEKGVYVNMIRPDGPADRAGLRPYDRILQVNHVRTRDFDCCLAVPLITEAGDRLELVISRNPLGDEDEDAEDNNNTLDRALDL from the exons AAGCTCTGCGGGGGGTGACCATGGTGGAGCTGGTGAAGAAAGAAGGAAGCACGCTGGGCCTCACCATCTCAGGAGGAACCGACAAGGACGGGAAGCCGCGGGTATCGAACCTGCGGCCCGGAGGACTGGCAGCCAG gaGTGACCAGCTGAATGTCGGCGACTACATCAAGTCTGTGAACGGCATCAATCTGACCAAACTGAGGCACGAAGAGATCATCAGCTTACTGAAGAACGTGGGGGAGAGGGTTCTGCTGGAGGTGGAGTACGAACTGCCCCCTACAG cACCGGACAGCACCTCGGGCGTTATATCAAAGACCATCGACATGTGTTTGCACAAAGAGGGGAGCAGCTTTGGTTTCGTCATGAGAG GCGGCACCCACGAAGACTGGCACAAGTCCCGCCCCCTAGTGGTCACCTACGTCCGGCCAGGAGGTCCGGCGGACAG AGAGGGAACGCTGCGTCCCGGGGACCGTCTCCTCAGCGTGGACGGCGTGCCGCTGCACAACGCCAACCACAGCGACGCCCTCAGCGTGTTGGCCCACTGCGGCCAGGAAGCCCTGTTCCAGATAGAGTATGACATCACCATCATGG ACACACTGACCAACGCCTCCGGCCCGCTGCTGGTGGAGATCGCCAAGTCGCCGGGGGCAACGCTGGGTATCACGCTGACATCGGCCAATCACCGGAACAAACAGGTCATCGTCATCGACCGCGTTAAGCCCGGCAGCGTGGTGGACAG ATGTGGAGCGTTGCATGCTGGGGACCACCTGCTGTCCATAGACGGGACGTCCACAGAGCACTGCACCGTCCTGGAGGCCACGCAGCTGTTAGCCAGCACCACAGAGCTGGTGAAACTAGAGATGCTCCCCTCGCACCAAACCAGGCTGGCCGGGAAACAGCACGACACAG tGAAGGTTCAAAAGTCGGACCACCCACACTCATGGGACCCCTGTGTGAACTACTGCCACCCATCAAACTCCACCCTCTGCAACACCAGCGCCACCCTCAACAAGTCGTGGACCGcctccaacaacaacaccatCACCAGCCTGGACTACTGCAAga CTCTGGTGTCCGCCGGCTTCTCCCCCAGCTCCACCACCACGTCGGGCCCCAGCAGCCAGagctccagcaccctccccaGGGCCGCGCCGCCCATGAGCCCACGCAACTCGCTGCTCAAACGCcggcagagaaagaaagagcacAAAAGCTCCT TGTCCCTGGCGTCCAGCTCGGTGGGGCCGGGCGGTCAGGTGGTTCACGTGGAGACCAGCGAGGTCTTCCTGAGCGGCGACCCGCTCAACGGCTTCGGCgtgcagctgcagggggggataTTCGCCACGGAAACGCTGTCCGCCCCCCCGCTCATCCGGTTCATAGAGCCCGACAGCTCGGCAGAGAG GTGCGGCCTGCTGCAGGTGGGGGACCGCCTCCTGTCAATCAACGGCATTCCCACAGAAGACGGAACTCTGGAGGAGGCCAATCAGCTGCTGCGGGACGCGGCGCTGACCAACAAGGTCTCGCTGGACATAGAGTTCGACGTTGCAG AGTCGGTGGTGCCCAGCAGCGGGACGTTCCACGTCAAACTGCCCAAGAAAAGAGGGGTGGAGCTAGGGCTCACCATCAGTG CCAGCAAGAAGCAAGGAGAGCCGCTCATCATTTCTGACATCAAGAAGGGCAGCATGGCCCACAG aacaGGGACCCTGGAGCCCGGCGACAAGCTGCTGGCCATCGACAACGTGCGGCTGGAGAACTGCTCCAGGGAGGACGCCGAGCAGATCCTGCAGCAGTGCGAGGAGCTGGTGAAGCTGAAGATACGCAAAGACGAAGACAACTCGG ATGAGCAGGAGACGTCGGGCAGCATCATCTACACGGTGGAGCTGAAGCGCTACGGAGGCCCTCTGGGTATCACCATCTCCGGCACCGAGGAGCCGTTCGACCCCATCACGATATCGGGCCTGACCAAGAGAGGCCTCGCTGAGAG GACAGGGGCGATCCACGTCGGGGATCGGATCCTGGCCATCAACAGCGTCAGTCTGAAGGGCAAACCGCTGAGCGAAGCCATCCACCTGCTGCAGATGGCCGGGGAGACGGTCACCCTGAAGATCAAGAAGCAGCTGGACGGCCTGAGCGACG acgcagaggagaggaaggccgCGGAGGCCGAGGACGCCACGGAGAACGAGCTTAGCGacgccgaggaggaggacgacgacgacgacctgACGGACAGCCAGCAGACCAACAAGCTGTCGGAGCTCTACTCCACCACCATCCCCAGCGTGGACTCGGCCATGGAGTCGTGGGACGGCTCCGGGCTGGACGCCGGCTACGGCAGCCAGG GTACGTACAACCAGCAGGCCGCGGGCATCGCCCTCCATCCCCACGAGTGGCGCAGcgccaagcagcagcagcagcagcagcagcgcggcACCACGCCCCCTCCTGGGCGCCGGAAGAACTACCCCTTCAGCGACGGGGGCTTCAGCGAGGACGACTGGGACAAGCCACCGGG ATTCATTGGCCAACAAGTGGACGGTGTTCTGTTGGATCCAGATGACAGCTTCTGGTGTCAGGCGCTCGAGGACCTGGAGACCTGCGGCCAGTCGGAACTTCTCAGAGAGATCGAG gcctCCATCATGACAGGAACAGCCATCAGTCTGGGTGTCGACGGAGTCAACAAGCCGCTGGCTGAGCCCCTGCTGAGCCACAGCAGGATGAGCCCCCTGCCGAGGAACTCGCTCCTCCACCAGGGAAACCTGCTCCACCAGGCCAACCACCTCCACCAGGGGACTCACCTGCACGAGGAGGCCCACCTGCACGAGGAGGCCCAACTCCACCAAG atctccacctgctccaggaGGCCCATTTCAACCACGAGGCCCACTTGCTCCACGAGGCCCACCTGCACCACGCGGCCCACCTGCACCAGGACAACCAATCCCCCCTCCTGCACCACGAGCCCAAGCCCAAGGCCTCGCTGAGGGTGTCGGAGAGGACGTGGGAGTCCCGGcggatcaaagaggagatgcAGGGCATTCTGTCCCCGACGCCTCTTGAGCTGCACAAG gTGACGGTGGTCAAGGACCCGGAGATCGACGACTTCGGGTTCAGTGTGTCGGACGGCTTCCTGGAGAAAGGCGTCTACGTCAACATGATCCGACCCGACGGGCCCGCCGACCGAGCCGGGCTAAGACCCTACGACCGGATCCTGCag GTGAACCACGTGAGGACGAGGGACTTCGACTGCTGCCTGGCGGTGCCCCTGATCACGGAGGCCGGGGACCGCCTGGAGCTGGTCATCAGCCGCAACCCGCTGggcgacgaggacgaggacgcggaggacaacaacaacactttgGACCGCGCGCTAGACTtgtaa
- the grip2b gene encoding glutamate receptor-interacting protein 2 isoform X5, with amino-acid sequence MSAVMFCGLRRDIGANSVDDGPYGKTKDISGPEQTMASRRHSIPEALRGVTMVELVKKEGSTLGLTISGGTDKDGKPRVSNLRPGGLAARSDQLNVGDYIKSVNGINLTKLRHEEIISLLKNVGERVLLEVEYELPPTAPDSTSGVISKTIDMCLHKEGSSFGFVMRGGTHEDWHKSRPLVVTYVRPGGPADREGTLRPGDRLLSVDGVPLHNANHSDALSVLAHCGQEALFQIEYDITIMDTLTNASGPLLVEIAKSPGATLGITLTSANHRNKQVIVIDRVKPGSVVDRCGALHAGDHLLSIDGTSTEHCTVLEATQLLASTTELVKLEMLPSHQTRLAGKQHDTVKVQKSDHPHSWDPCVNYCHPSNSTLCNTSATLNKSWTASNNNTITSLDYCKTLVSAGFSPSSTTTSGPSSQSSSTLPRAAPPMSPRNSLLKRRQRKKEHKSSLSLASSSVGPGGQVVHVETSEVFLSGDPLNGFGVQLQGGIFATETLSAPPLIRFIEPDSSAERCGLLQVGDRLLSINGIPTEDGTLEEANQLLRDAALTNKVSLDIEFDVAESVVPSSGTFHVKLPKKRGVELGLTISASKKQGEPLIISDIKKGSMAHRTGTLEPGDKLLAIDNVRLENCSREDAEQILQQCEELVKLKIRKDEDNSDEQETSGSIIYTVELKRYGGPLGITISGTEEPFDPITISGLTKRGLAERTGAIHVGDRILAINSVSLKGKPLSEAIHLLQMAGETVTLKIKKQLDGLSDDAEERKAAEAEDATENELSDAEEEDDDDDLTDSQQTNKLSELYSTTIPSVDSAMESWDGSGLDAGYGSQGTYNQQAAGIALHPHEWRSAKQQQQQQQRGTTPPPGRRKNYPFSDGGFSEDDWDKPPGFIGQQVDGVLLDPDDSFWCQALEDLETCGQSELLREIEASIMTGTAISLGVDGVNKPLAEPLLSHSRMSPLPRNSLLHQGNLLHQANHLHQGTHLHEEAHLHEEAQLHQDLHLLQEAHFNHEAHLLHEAHLHHAAHLHQDNQSPLLHHEPKPKASLRVSERTWESRRIKEEMQGILSPTPLELHKVTVVKDPEIDDFGFSVSDGFLEKGVYVNMIRPDGPADRAGLRPYDRILQVNHVRTRDFDCCLAVPLITEAGDRLELVISRNPLGDEDEDAEDNNNTLDRALDL; translated from the exons AAGCTCTGCGGGGGGTGACCATGGTGGAGCTGGTGAAGAAAGAAGGAAGCACGCTGGGCCTCACCATCTCAGGAGGAACCGACAAGGACGGGAAGCCGCGGGTATCGAACCTGCGGCCCGGAGGACTGGCAGCCAG gaGTGACCAGCTGAATGTCGGCGACTACATCAAGTCTGTGAACGGCATCAATCTGACCAAACTGAGGCACGAAGAGATCATCAGCTTACTGAAGAACGTGGGGGAGAGGGTTCTGCTGGAGGTGGAGTACGAACTGCCCCCTACAG cACCGGACAGCACCTCGGGCGTTATATCAAAGACCATCGACATGTGTTTGCACAAAGAGGGGAGCAGCTTTGGTTTCGTCATGAGAG GCGGCACCCACGAAGACTGGCACAAGTCCCGCCCCCTAGTGGTCACCTACGTCCGGCCAGGAGGTCCGGCGGACAG AGAGGGAACGCTGCGTCCCGGGGACCGTCTCCTCAGCGTGGACGGCGTGCCGCTGCACAACGCCAACCACAGCGACGCCCTCAGCGTGTTGGCCCACTGCGGCCAGGAAGCCCTGTTCCAGATAGAGTATGACATCACCATCATGG ACACACTGACCAACGCCTCCGGCCCGCTGCTGGTGGAGATCGCCAAGTCGCCGGGGGCAACGCTGGGTATCACGCTGACATCGGCCAATCACCGGAACAAACAGGTCATCGTCATCGACCGCGTTAAGCCCGGCAGCGTGGTGGACAG ATGTGGAGCGTTGCATGCTGGGGACCACCTGCTGTCCATAGACGGGACGTCCACAGAGCACTGCACCGTCCTGGAGGCCACGCAGCTGTTAGCCAGCACCACAGAGCTGGTGAAACTAGAGATGCTCCCCTCGCACCAAACCAGGCTGGCCGGGAAACAGCACGACACAG tGAAGGTTCAAAAGTCGGACCACCCACACTCATGGGACCCCTGTGTGAACTACTGCCACCCATCAAACTCCACCCTCTGCAACACCAGCGCCACCCTCAACAAGTCGTGGACCGcctccaacaacaacaccatCACCAGCCTGGACTACTGCAAga CTCTGGTGTCCGCCGGCTTCTCCCCCAGCTCCACCACCACGTCGGGCCCCAGCAGCCAGagctccagcaccctccccaGGGCCGCGCCGCCCATGAGCCCACGCAACTCGCTGCTCAAACGCcggcagagaaagaaagagcacAAAAGCTCCT TGTCCCTGGCGTCCAGCTCGGTGGGGCCGGGCGGTCAGGTGGTTCACGTGGAGACCAGCGAGGTCTTCCTGAGCGGCGACCCGCTCAACGGCTTCGGCgtgcagctgcagggggggataTTCGCCACGGAAACGCTGTCCGCCCCCCCGCTCATCCGGTTCATAGAGCCCGACAGCTCGGCAGAGAG GTGCGGCCTGCTGCAGGTGGGGGACCGCCTCCTGTCAATCAACGGCATTCCCACAGAAGACGGAACTCTGGAGGAGGCCAATCAGCTGCTGCGGGACGCGGCGCTGACCAACAAGGTCTCGCTGGACATAGAGTTCGACGTTGCAG AGTCGGTGGTGCCCAGCAGCGGGACGTTCCACGTCAAACTGCCCAAGAAAAGAGGGGTGGAGCTAGGGCTCACCATCAGTG CCAGCAAGAAGCAAGGAGAGCCGCTCATCATTTCTGACATCAAGAAGGGCAGCATGGCCCACAG aacaGGGACCCTGGAGCCCGGCGACAAGCTGCTGGCCATCGACAACGTGCGGCTGGAGAACTGCTCCAGGGAGGACGCCGAGCAGATCCTGCAGCAGTGCGAGGAGCTGGTGAAGCTGAAGATACGCAAAGACGAAGACAACTCGG ATGAGCAGGAGACGTCGGGCAGCATCATCTACACGGTGGAGCTGAAGCGCTACGGAGGCCCTCTGGGTATCACCATCTCCGGCACCGAGGAGCCGTTCGACCCCATCACGATATCGGGCCTGACCAAGAGAGGCCTCGCTGAGAG GACAGGGGCGATCCACGTCGGGGATCGGATCCTGGCCATCAACAGCGTCAGTCTGAAGGGCAAACCGCTGAGCGAAGCCATCCACCTGCTGCAGATGGCCGGGGAGACGGTCACCCTGAAGATCAAGAAGCAGCTGGACGGCCTGAGCGACG acgcagaggagaggaaggccgCGGAGGCCGAGGACGCCACGGAGAACGAGCTTAGCGacgccgaggaggaggacgacgacgacgacctgACGGACAGCCAGCAGACCAACAAGCTGTCGGAGCTCTACTCCACCACCATCCCCAGCGTGGACTCGGCCATGGAGTCGTGGGACGGCTCCGGGCTGGACGCCGGCTACGGCAGCCAGG GTACGTACAACCAGCAGGCCGCGGGCATCGCCCTCCATCCCCACGAGTGGCGCAGcgccaagcagcagcagcagcagcagcagcgcggcACCACGCCCCCTCCTGGGCGCCGGAAGAACTACCCCTTCAGCGACGGGGGCTTCAGCGAGGACGACTGGGACAAGCCACCGGG ATTCATTGGCCAACAAGTGGACGGTGTTCTGTTGGATCCAGATGACAGCTTCTGGTGTCAGGCGCTCGAGGACCTGGAGACCTGCGGCCAGTCGGAACTTCTCAGAGAGATCGAG gcctCCATCATGACAGGAACAGCCATCAGTCTGGGTGTCGACGGAGTCAACAAGCCGCTGGCTGAGCCCCTGCTGAGCCACAGCAGGATGAGCCCCCTGCCGAGGAACTCGCTCCTCCACCAGGGAAACCTGCTCCACCAGGCCAACCACCTCCACCAGGGGACTCACCTGCACGAGGAGGCCCACCTGCACGAGGAGGCCCAACTCCACCAAG atctccacctgctccaggaGGCCCATTTCAACCACGAGGCCCACTTGCTCCACGAGGCCCACCTGCACCACGCGGCCCACCTGCACCAGGACAACCAATCCCCCCTCCTGCACCACGAGCCCAAGCCCAAGGCCTCGCTGAGGGTGTCGGAGAGGACGTGGGAGTCCCGGcggatcaaagaggagatgcAGGGCATTCTGTCCCCGACGCCTCTTGAGCTGCACAAG gTGACGGTGGTCAAGGACCCGGAGATCGACGACTTCGGGTTCAGTGTGTCGGACGGCTTCCTGGAGAAAGGCGTCTACGTCAACATGATCCGACCCGACGGGCCCGCCGACCGAGCCGGGCTAAGACCCTACGACCGGATCCTGCag GTGAACCACGTGAGGACGAGGGACTTCGACTGCTGCCTGGCGGTGCCCCTGATCACGGAGGCCGGGGACCGCCTGGAGCTGGTCATCAGCCGCAACCCGCTGggcgacgaggacgaggacgcggaggacaacaacaacactttgGACCGCGCGCTAGACTtgtaa
- the grip2b gene encoding glutamate receptor-interacting protein 2 isoform X1 translates to MDKVERVMKMVKRMSPRKKRREGGGGRGGGPGELESPDTLCDELCRFSLCIGDDGPYGKTKDISGPEQTMASRRHSIPEALRGVTMVELVKKEGSTLGLTISGGTDKDGKPRVSNLRPGGLAARSDQLNVGDYIKSVNGINLTKLRHEEIISLLKNVGERVLLEVEYELPPTAPDSTSGVISKTIDMCLHKEGSSFGFVMRGGTHEDWHKSRPLVVTYVRPGGPADREGTLRPGDRLLSVDGVPLHNANHSDALSVLAHCGQEALFQIEYDITIMDTLTNASGPLLVEIAKSPGATLGITLTSANHRNKQVIVIDRVKPGSVVDRCGALHAGDHLLSIDGTSTEHCTVLEATQLLASTTELVKLEMLPSHQTRLAGKQHDTVKVQKSDHPHSWDPCVNYCHPSNSTLCNTSATLNKSWTASNNNTITSLDYCKTLVSAGFSPSSTTTSGPSSQSSSTLPRAAPPMSPRNSLLKRRQRKKEHKSSLSLASSSVGPGGQVVHVETSEVFLSGDPLNGFGVQLQGGIFATETLSAPPLIRFIEPDSSAERCGLLQVGDRLLSINGIPTEDGTLEEANQLLRDAALTNKVSLDIEFDVAESVVPSSGTFHVKLPKKRGVELGLTISASKKQGEPLIISDIKKGSMAHRTGTLEPGDKLLAIDNVRLENCSREDAEQILQQCEELVKLKIRKDEDNSDEQETSGSIIYTVELKRYGGPLGITISGTEEPFDPITISGLTKRGLAERTGAIHVGDRILAINSVSLKGKPLSEAIHLLQMAGETVTLKIKKQLDGLSDDAEERKAAEAEDATENELSDAEEEDDDDDLTDSQQTNKLSELYSTTIPSVDSAMESWDGSGLDAGYGSQGTYNQQAAGIALHPHEWRSAKQQQQQQQRGTTPPPGRRKNYPFSDGGFSEDDWDKPPGFIGQQVDGVLLDPDDSFWCQALEDLETCGQSELLREIEASIMTGTAISLGVDGVNKPLAEPLLSHSRMSPLPRNSLLHQGNLLHQANHLHQGTHLHEEAHLHEEAQLHQDLHLLQEAHFNHEAHLLHEAHLHHAAHLHQDNQSPLLHHEPKPKASLRVSERTWESRRIKEEMQGILSPTPLELHKVTVVKDPEIDDFGFSVSDGFLEKGVYVNMIRPDGPADRAGLRPYDRILQVNHVRTRDFDCCLAVPLITEAGDRLELVISRNPLGDEDEDAEDNNNTLDRALDL, encoded by the exons AAGCTCTGCGGGGGGTGACCATGGTGGAGCTGGTGAAGAAAGAAGGAAGCACGCTGGGCCTCACCATCTCAGGAGGAACCGACAAGGACGGGAAGCCGCGGGTATCGAACCTGCGGCCCGGAGGACTGGCAGCCAG gaGTGACCAGCTGAATGTCGGCGACTACATCAAGTCTGTGAACGGCATCAATCTGACCAAACTGAGGCACGAAGAGATCATCAGCTTACTGAAGAACGTGGGGGAGAGGGTTCTGCTGGAGGTGGAGTACGAACTGCCCCCTACAG cACCGGACAGCACCTCGGGCGTTATATCAAAGACCATCGACATGTGTTTGCACAAAGAGGGGAGCAGCTTTGGTTTCGTCATGAGAG GCGGCACCCACGAAGACTGGCACAAGTCCCGCCCCCTAGTGGTCACCTACGTCCGGCCAGGAGGTCCGGCGGACAG AGAGGGAACGCTGCGTCCCGGGGACCGTCTCCTCAGCGTGGACGGCGTGCCGCTGCACAACGCCAACCACAGCGACGCCCTCAGCGTGTTGGCCCACTGCGGCCAGGAAGCCCTGTTCCAGATAGAGTATGACATCACCATCATGG ACACACTGACCAACGCCTCCGGCCCGCTGCTGGTGGAGATCGCCAAGTCGCCGGGGGCAACGCTGGGTATCACGCTGACATCGGCCAATCACCGGAACAAACAGGTCATCGTCATCGACCGCGTTAAGCCCGGCAGCGTGGTGGACAG ATGTGGAGCGTTGCATGCTGGGGACCACCTGCTGTCCATAGACGGGACGTCCACAGAGCACTGCACCGTCCTGGAGGCCACGCAGCTGTTAGCCAGCACCACAGAGCTGGTGAAACTAGAGATGCTCCCCTCGCACCAAACCAGGCTGGCCGGGAAACAGCACGACACAG tGAAGGTTCAAAAGTCGGACCACCCACACTCATGGGACCCCTGTGTGAACTACTGCCACCCATCAAACTCCACCCTCTGCAACACCAGCGCCACCCTCAACAAGTCGTGGACCGcctccaacaacaacaccatCACCAGCCTGGACTACTGCAAga CTCTGGTGTCCGCCGGCTTCTCCCCCAGCTCCACCACCACGTCGGGCCCCAGCAGCCAGagctccagcaccctccccaGGGCCGCGCCGCCCATGAGCCCACGCAACTCGCTGCTCAAACGCcggcagagaaagaaagagcacAAAAGCTCCT TGTCCCTGGCGTCCAGCTCGGTGGGGCCGGGCGGTCAGGTGGTTCACGTGGAGACCAGCGAGGTCTTCCTGAGCGGCGACCCGCTCAACGGCTTCGGCgtgcagctgcagggggggataTTCGCCACGGAAACGCTGTCCGCCCCCCCGCTCATCCGGTTCATAGAGCCCGACAGCTCGGCAGAGAG GTGCGGCCTGCTGCAGGTGGGGGACCGCCTCCTGTCAATCAACGGCATTCCCACAGAAGACGGAACTCTGGAGGAGGCCAATCAGCTGCTGCGGGACGCGGCGCTGACCAACAAGGTCTCGCTGGACATAGAGTTCGACGTTGCAG AGTCGGTGGTGCCCAGCAGCGGGACGTTCCACGTCAAACTGCCCAAGAAAAGAGGGGTGGAGCTAGGGCTCACCATCAGTG CCAGCAAGAAGCAAGGAGAGCCGCTCATCATTTCTGACATCAAGAAGGGCAGCATGGCCCACAG aacaGGGACCCTGGAGCCCGGCGACAAGCTGCTGGCCATCGACAACGTGCGGCTGGAGAACTGCTCCAGGGAGGACGCCGAGCAGATCCTGCAGCAGTGCGAGGAGCTGGTGAAGCTGAAGATACGCAAAGACGAAGACAACTCGG ATGAGCAGGAGACGTCGGGCAGCATCATCTACACGGTGGAGCTGAAGCGCTACGGAGGCCCTCTGGGTATCACCATCTCCGGCACCGAGGAGCCGTTCGACCCCATCACGATATCGGGCCTGACCAAGAGAGGCCTCGCTGAGAG GACAGGGGCGATCCACGTCGGGGATCGGATCCTGGCCATCAACAGCGTCAGTCTGAAGGGCAAACCGCTGAGCGAAGCCATCCACCTGCTGCAGATGGCCGGGGAGACGGTCACCCTGAAGATCAAGAAGCAGCTGGACGGCCTGAGCGACG acgcagaggagaggaaggccgCGGAGGCCGAGGACGCCACGGAGAACGAGCTTAGCGacgccgaggaggaggacgacgacgacgacctgACGGACAGCCAGCAGACCAACAAGCTGTCGGAGCTCTACTCCACCACCATCCCCAGCGTGGACTCGGCCATGGAGTCGTGGGACGGCTCCGGGCTGGACGCCGGCTACGGCAGCCAGG GTACGTACAACCAGCAGGCCGCGGGCATCGCCCTCCATCCCCACGAGTGGCGCAGcgccaagcagcagcagcagcagcagcagcgcggcACCACGCCCCCTCCTGGGCGCCGGAAGAACTACCCCTTCAGCGACGGGGGCTTCAGCGAGGACGACTGGGACAAGCCACCGGG ATTCATTGGCCAACAAGTGGACGGTGTTCTGTTGGATCCAGATGACAGCTTCTGGTGTCAGGCGCTCGAGGACCTGGAGACCTGCGGCCAGTCGGAACTTCTCAGAGAGATCGAG gcctCCATCATGACAGGAACAGCCATCAGTCTGGGTGTCGACGGAGTCAACAAGCCGCTGGCTGAGCCCCTGCTGAGCCACAGCAGGATGAGCCCCCTGCCGAGGAACTCGCTCCTCCACCAGGGAAACCTGCTCCACCAGGCCAACCACCTCCACCAGGGGACTCACCTGCACGAGGAGGCCCACCTGCACGAGGAGGCCCAACTCCACCAAG atctccacctgctccaggaGGCCCATTTCAACCACGAGGCCCACTTGCTCCACGAGGCCCACCTGCACCACGCGGCCCACCTGCACCAGGACAACCAATCCCCCCTCCTGCACCACGAGCCCAAGCCCAAGGCCTCGCTGAGGGTGTCGGAGAGGACGTGGGAGTCCCGGcggatcaaagaggagatgcAGGGCATTCTGTCCCCGACGCCTCTTGAGCTGCACAAG gTGACGGTGGTCAAGGACCCGGAGATCGACGACTTCGGGTTCAGTGTGTCGGACGGCTTCCTGGAGAAAGGCGTCTACGTCAACATGATCCGACCCGACGGGCCCGCCGACCGAGCCGGGCTAAGACCCTACGACCGGATCCTGCag GTGAACCACGTGAGGACGAGGGACTTCGACTGCTGCCTGGCGGTGCCCCTGATCACGGAGGCCGGGGACCGCCTGGAGCTGGTCATCAGCCGCAACCCGCTGggcgacgaggacgaggacgcggaggacaacaacaacactttgGACCGCGCGCTAGACTtgtaa